One part of the Aneurinibacillus sp. REN35 genome encodes these proteins:
- a CDS encoding CoA-transferase subunit beta, which yields MKEKQYAKPGEYSVVDMLAVASAREVRDEEVVFAGTGLPMLAIMLAQQVSAPNSKLIYEAGTIDSKGDSLPSSVGDPRCVTQASVASGLFDVFSQLQRGKVDLAYLGGAEIDKYGNVNTTIVGDYLTPSMRFPGSGGNPDINSLAKRTVFIMVQEKRRFKERVDYITSPGWMVKKWPEGELIHRREAYGKKFLGGPSAVITNMAVLRFDEETGLMYVDTLHPGVTREQLQEHTGFPLDFSKCRGETEPPTYEELRILHEVVDPEGIFLEPRK from the coding sequence ATGAAGGAGAAGCAATACGCAAAACCCGGTGAATACTCAGTAGTTGATATGCTGGCTGTGGCATCTGCGCGTGAGGTTAGAGATGAAGAGGTTGTATTCGCAGGAACAGGCCTTCCGATGCTTGCAATTATGCTGGCACAGCAGGTAAGCGCTCCAAACTCTAAGCTGATTTATGAAGCTGGCACTATTGATTCTAAGGGCGATTCTCTTCCTTCTTCTGTGGGAGATCCGCGCTGTGTTACACAAGCATCCGTGGCGTCCGGTTTGTTTGATGTATTTAGTCAACTGCAACGGGGCAAAGTCGATCTTGCTTATTTAGGCGGGGCGGAAATTGATAAATATGGTAACGTAAATACGACGATTGTCGGGGATTATCTTACACCGTCCATGCGTTTTCCAGGCAGTGGAGGAAATCCTGATATTAATTCTCTTGCTAAACGAACTGTATTTATTATGGTACAGGAGAAGCGGCGATTTAAGGAGCGTGTAGATTATATTACATCTCCTGGCTGGATGGTTAAAAAGTGGCCGGAAGGAGAGTTGATTCACCGTCGTGAAGCATATGGCAAAAAATTTCTTGGAGGACCAAGCGCTGTCATTACCAATATGGCGGTTTTGCGTTTTGATGAGGAAACAGGCTTAATGTATGTAGATACGCTTCATCCGGGCGTGACGCGTGAACAATTGCAGGAACATACAGGATTCCCGCTTGATTTTTCAAAATGCAGAGGTGAGACCGAGCCTCCTACATATGAAGAACTTCGCATTCTTCATGAAGTGGTAGATCCTGAAGGGATTTTTCTTGAGCCGAGGAAATAA
- a CDS encoding S-layer homology domain-containing protein: MKKTWMALAIGPLVAGSLLIGEQSAAAASFTDIEGHWAETQILSLARQGIIKGVDDGKFAPDQTLTKGQFVVMLAGIFKSDLTTRGTAQEVTKYFSDAKRSDYYADELVRLRKAGVVDDRGTFNGERKLTRQEMAHYLTNAYRYLYKQDLSSLINVNNIPFKDAKEIASGYRDDVVIADKINLISGRDNGEFDPRATLTRGEAASVIYRFGQLVPYDDIGVRSGAKLATIQNAYYKGGKLYITFTYSLPGAGYNGQIIVITRSGQQMKIDVDQVKLDSSSSTAGFKQTRTITVEESNVSTIIVRVNGKEQSRFSF; this comes from the coding sequence GTGAAAAAAACTTGGATGGCGCTGGCGATTGGCCCATTGGTTGCTGGCAGCTTGTTGATCGGTGAACAATCTGCTGCGGCCGCGTCTTTTACCGATATAGAGGGCCATTGGGCAGAAACACAAATTCTTTCCCTGGCACGCCAGGGGATCATCAAAGGTGTCGATGACGGAAAGTTCGCCCCCGATCAGACGCTGACAAAGGGACAATTTGTCGTCATGCTGGCCGGTATTTTTAAAAGCGACTTAACGACGCGCGGGACAGCACAGGAGGTAACAAAGTATTTCTCAGATGCGAAACGGTCTGATTACTATGCGGATGAATTGGTTCGTCTGCGCAAAGCAGGAGTTGTAGACGATCGGGGAACCTTTAATGGGGAACGCAAGCTGACCCGACAGGAAATGGCTCACTATCTTACGAATGCATACCGCTACCTGTATAAGCAGGATCTCTCCTCCCTTATCAATGTCAATAACATTCCGTTCAAAGATGCGAAAGAGATCGCCTCTGGCTATCGTGATGATGTCGTAATTGCAGACAAAATCAATCTGATCAGCGGACGCGACAATGGAGAATTCGACCCCCGCGCTACCCTTACCCGTGGAGAAGCGGCTTCTGTGATCTATCGCTTCGGACAATTAGTTCCATACGATGATATCGGTGTACGCTCAGGAGCTAAGCTGGCTACTATTCAGAACGCATATTATAAAGGGGGAAAGCTATATATTACTTTTACTTATAGCCTCCCTGGAGCCGGTTATAATGGACAGATTATTGTTATTACCCGTTCTGGACAGCAGATGAAGATTGATGTGGATCAAGTTAAACTTGACAGCAGTTCCTCCACCGCTGGATTTAAGCAGACTCGTACCATCACTGTAGAAGAAAGCAATGTAAGCACCATCATTGTTCGTGTGAATGGAAAAGAACAATCCCGCTTTTCCTTCTAG
- a CDS encoding DUF2953 domain-containing protein, whose product MNGWLITFGSIVLIILIVWFTSVRIEIVYKRIAENDRIEVELSIYKRLIKYRFTVNMLQLESLSKGVKVTERAKVGEGDKTKKKKKTWITPRVIAHFQRNFARLLHNVHDLNHILIQTMKHVQGEKLEWRTSIGLGEASATGAIVGAVWAIKSALVAVLAHYISLHVRPYLYVFPEFQRETFNVHLLCILRFRIGHAIIAVIRIAVHYFWKGRERIWENIRFKA is encoded by the coding sequence ATGAACGGCTGGCTGATTACTTTTGGCAGTATCGTATTGATTATATTAATCGTCTGGTTTACGTCAGTGCGTATCGAGATTGTCTATAAGCGAATCGCGGAAAATGATCGAATCGAAGTGGAATTATCCATCTATAAAAGATTGATAAAATATCGTTTTACAGTAAATATGCTGCAGCTTGAAAGTTTATCCAAAGGGGTCAAGGTTACAGAGAGAGCGAAGGTTGGAGAAGGAGATAAGACAAAAAAGAAGAAAAAAACGTGGATTACACCGCGTGTTATTGCGCACTTTCAACGAAATTTTGCGCGTCTTCTGCATAATGTACATGACTTAAACCATATCTTGATCCAGACGATGAAGCATGTTCAAGGGGAGAAGCTGGAATGGAGGACAAGCATCGGGCTTGGGGAAGCATCAGCAACCGGAGCGATTGTTGGAGCAGTCTGGGCAATAAAGAGCGCATTGGTTGCTGTGCTTGCACATTATATTTCTCTGCATGTTCGGCCGTATTTGTATGTATTTCCCGAATTTCAGCGCGAGACTTTCAATGTCCATCTGCTTTGCATACTCCGCTTCCGGATCGGACATGCTATCATTGCAGTCATTCGAATTGCAGTGCACTATTTCTGGAAAGGGCGTGAACGTATATGGGAGAACATCCGATTCAAGGCTTGA
- the ytfJ gene encoding GerW family sporulation protein yields MGEHPIQGLMQTAMENIKDMVDVNTIIGDPVETPDGSVIIPVSKVGFGFAAGGSEFETYQETGRRQDRQDGDQARQHVNGGAKGDLPFGGGSGGGVSITPIAFLIVGKHGVRSISLQGQSHLYERMMDLAPAVVEKIQSMIRGGDKERDRKTNCAEKSEREEKIIDELH; encoded by the coding sequence ATGGGAGAACATCCGATTCAAGGCTTGATGCAGACAGCCATGGAAAATATTAAGGACATGGTAGATGTAAATACAATTATTGGAGATCCTGTAGAAACACCGGACGGCAGTGTTATCATTCCTGTCTCAAAAGTCGGCTTTGGTTTTGCAGCAGGTGGAAGTGAATTTGAGACATATCAGGAAACCGGCCGCCGTCAGGACCGACAGGATGGGGATCAGGCCCGCCAGCATGTTAATGGGGGGGCGAAGGGTGATTTGCCATTTGGTGGCGGAAGCGGCGGCGGTGTATCCATTACTCCGATCGCATTCCTTATTGTAGGAAAGCATGGCGTTCGCTCCATTTCATTGCAAGGACAGTCTCATCTTTATGAAAGAATGATGGATTTAGCTCCGGCTGTAGTCGAGAAGATTCAAAGCATGATTCGTGGAGGAGATAAGGAGAGAGATCGGAAAACGAATTGTGCAGAGAAAAGTGAGAGGGAAGAAAAAATTATTGATGAGCTGCACTAA
- the pyc gene encoding pyruvate carboxylase — MAQIQKFKKILVANRGEIAIRIFRACSELGIRTVAVYSEQDNVALHRFKADEAYLIGEGKGPIEAYLDVENIIRVAKRHDIDAIHPGYGFLSENEQFAKRCEEEGIVFIGPKSEHIAKFGDKVIARQMAVEADIPVIPGTPEPVRTLEEALRFVKENGYPIIIKAASGGGGRGMRIVRKQSELTDALDRARSEAKSAFGNSAVYLEKFLENPKHIEVQVLADQHGHAVHLFERDCSIQRRHQKVVEVAPSLSLTERQREEICNAALRLTRATDYINAGTVEFLVAPDGSYYFIEVNPRIQVEHTITEMVTGIDIVQSQIRIAEGYALEDVEIGIPSQSSIQMRGFAIQSRVTTEDPEKGFAPDTGRLLAYRSASGFGVRLDAGIGAHGAVITPHYDSLLVKVSTHALTFERAASKMLRTLKEFRIRGVKTNIPFLENVMQHPDFLSGNYNTSFIDTKPELFVFPVRKDRGTKLLSYIGQTIINGHPGLVKSDKKPAFIEPRIPELPSKKDIPAGTKQILDEHGPEGVVKWVQQQKQLLVTDTTFRDAHQSLFATRMRTHDLLQIAEATSVLAPNLFSLEMWGGATFDTSMRFLNEDPWDRLRQLREKIPNLLFQMLFRGANAVGYTNYPDNVIKKFIETSAQAGIDVFRIFDSLNWVDGMRLAIESVREAGKIAEGTICYTGDIMDSKRDKYNLGYYVNLAKELEKAGAHMLAIKDMAGLLKPYAAYELIKALKQEVGIPIHLHTHDTSGNAGAMLLKAAEAGVDIVDAALSSMSGLTSQPSLNALVYGLEYDKRATGLDHDNYQKLSNYWEDIRTFYAGFETGMKASNAEVYKHEMPGGQYTNLEQQAKAVGLGERWDEVKEMYTTVNHMFGDIVKVTPSSKVVGDMALFMVQNNLTEKDVYERGESIDFPESVITFFQGYLGQPHGGFPEELQRIILKGRDYFTTRPGELLPSADFEEIRALLEDKLERDVTEYDIMSYVMYPQVFLNMQERQKEFGDVSVLDTPTFFYGLRLGEEIAVNIEKGKTLIVKLVSIGEPTPDGMRTIYYELNGQPREISIRDASAKVTTVQRPKADSSDPGHIGASMPGKVLKVMVEPGDKVKKGEHVIVTEAMKMETTMQAPFSGIVKEVHAKAGDTIETNDLLLVISKS, encoded by the coding sequence ATGGCCCAGATTCAAAAGTTCAAGAAAATTCTGGTGGCAAACCGTGGTGAGATTGCCATCCGTATTTTCCGTGCCTGCTCAGAGCTTGGCATCCGCACCGTCGCTGTATATTCCGAGCAAGACAATGTTGCTCTCCATCGTTTCAAAGCCGATGAAGCGTATCTGATCGGCGAAGGAAAAGGCCCGATCGAAGCCTACCTAGACGTTGAAAACATTATCCGTGTAGCGAAACGCCATGATATCGATGCCATTCATCCTGGATACGGCTTTCTGTCGGAAAACGAACAGTTCGCCAAGCGCTGCGAAGAAGAAGGCATTGTGTTCATCGGGCCTAAGTCCGAACACATTGCTAAATTTGGCGATAAAGTGATTGCCCGTCAAATGGCAGTCGAAGCCGATATTCCAGTGATCCCTGGAACGCCGGAACCTGTCCGTACTTTAGAGGAAGCGCTGCGCTTTGTCAAAGAAAACGGATATCCCATTATCATCAAAGCCGCATCTGGTGGTGGCGGACGCGGCATGCGTATCGTTCGCAAACAAAGTGAGCTTACGGATGCGCTTGATCGCGCACGCTCTGAAGCAAAATCAGCTTTCGGTAACTCCGCTGTCTATCTCGAAAAATTCCTTGAAAACCCAAAACATATTGAAGTACAGGTGCTTGCAGACCAGCACGGTCATGCGGTGCATTTATTCGAGCGCGATTGCTCGATTCAGCGCCGTCACCAAAAAGTCGTCGAGGTAGCTCCTAGCCTCTCACTGACTGAGCGGCAGCGCGAAGAGATTTGCAACGCTGCACTGCGCCTAACAAGAGCAACCGACTATATTAATGCCGGTACGGTTGAGTTCTTGGTAGCACCTGATGGAAGCTATTATTTTATCGAAGTGAATCCGCGAATTCAAGTTGAGCATACCATCACCGAGATGGTTACCGGTATTGATATTGTACAATCACAAATTCGCATTGCGGAAGGCTATGCGCTTGAAGATGTTGAGATTGGCATCCCATCTCAGTCTAGTATACAGATGCGCGGATTCGCGATTCAATCACGCGTTACCACAGAAGATCCTGAGAAGGGATTTGCACCGGATACAGGTCGTCTGCTTGCTTACCGTTCGGCCAGCGGCTTTGGCGTTCGCCTAGATGCAGGCATCGGTGCGCATGGTGCCGTAATTACACCACATTATGACTCATTGCTTGTTAAAGTATCCACGCATGCTTTGACATTTGAGCGGGCAGCCAGTAAAATGCTGCGCACGTTGAAGGAATTCCGAATTCGCGGTGTCAAAACCAACATTCCGTTCCTTGAAAATGTAATGCAGCATCCCGATTTCCTAAGTGGTAATTATAACACATCATTTATTGATACGAAGCCGGAGCTGTTTGTGTTTCCAGTTCGAAAAGACCGTGGGACAAAACTGCTCAGCTATATCGGACAAACCATTATCAATGGCCATCCGGGTCTGGTCAAATCCGACAAAAAACCGGCTTTTATCGAACCACGCATCCCGGAGCTTCCATCTAAAAAGGACATACCAGCCGGTACAAAGCAAATCTTAGATGAGCACGGACCAGAAGGCGTTGTGAAATGGGTACAGCAGCAAAAACAATTGCTTGTGACAGATACGACATTCCGTGATGCACATCAATCGCTATTTGCAACACGTATGCGCACACACGATCTACTACAGATTGCCGAAGCAACATCTGTACTCGCGCCTAATCTCTTCTCTCTAGAGATGTGGGGTGGCGCTACGTTCGATACGAGCATGCGCTTCCTTAATGAAGACCCGTGGGACCGTCTACGTCAACTACGCGAGAAAATCCCGAACCTGCTTTTCCAGATGCTGTTCCGGGGGGCTAATGCGGTTGGATATACAAATTATCCAGATAATGTGATTAAGAAGTTTATCGAAACATCCGCACAAGCAGGCATTGATGTCTTCCGTATTTTCGACAGCCTAAACTGGGTGGATGGTATGCGCCTTGCGATTGAAAGCGTCCGAGAAGCAGGCAAGATTGCGGAAGGAACGATTTGTTATACAGGCGATATTATGGATTCGAAGCGGGATAAATACAATCTGGGCTATTATGTCAATCTGGCCAAGGAACTGGAAAAAGCAGGCGCACACATGCTGGCCATCAAAGACATGGCTGGGCTTCTGAAGCCGTATGCCGCTTACGAGCTTATCAAAGCACTCAAGCAGGAGGTCGGCATTCCGATTCATCTGCATACGCATGATACGAGCGGCAATGCCGGTGCCATGCTGCTGAAAGCGGCAGAAGCTGGCGTCGATATTGTAGATGCTGCGCTCAGTTCCATGTCAGGGCTCACATCACAGCCAAGCCTCAACGCGCTTGTGTATGGACTTGAATATGATAAGCGTGCAACAGGACTTGATCATGATAATTACCAAAAATTATCCAATTACTGGGAAGACATTCGCACATTCTATGCCGGCTTTGAAACCGGCATGAAAGCAAGCAATGCCGAGGTGTACAAGCATGAAATGCCTGGCGGTCAATATACCAACCTGGAGCAGCAAGCCAAAGCCGTAGGACTCGGGGAACGCTGGGATGAAGTAAAAGAGATGTACACGACGGTAAATCACATGTTCGGAGATATTGTAAAAGTAACGCCGTCTTCTAAGGTAGTCGGAGATATGGCACTGTTTATGGTGCAGAACAACCTTACGGAGAAAGACGTGTATGAGCGGGGAGAATCCATCGACTTCCCTGAATCGGTCATTACATTCTTCCAAGGGTATCTTGGCCAACCGCACGGAGGTTTCCCTGAGGAGCTGCAGCGCATCATTCTTAAAGGGCGTGATTACTTCACAACACGGCCGGGCGAACTTTTGCCATCTGCTGATTTTGAAGAGATCCGGGCGCTGCTTGAGGATAAGCTTGAGCGGGATGTCACTGAATACGATATTATGTCCTATGTGATGTATCCGCAAGTCTTCTTGAATATGCAGGAGCGGCAGAAGGAATTCGGAGATGTGTCGGTTTTAGACACGCCAACTTTCTTCTATGGTCTACGTCTTGGTGAAGAAATCGCGGTTAATATCGAGAAAGGAAAGACACTCATCGTCAAACTTGTCTCCATTGGTGAGCCGACACCTGATGGCATGCGTACCATTTATTATGAGCTGAACGGTCAGCCGCGTGAGATTAGCATCCGCGATGCATCTGCTAAGGTTACGACGGTACAGCGTCCAAAGGCCGATTCTTCAGACCCGGGTCATATCGGCGCTTCTATGCCTGGAAAGGTTCTGAAGGTTATGGTAGAACCTGGTGATAAAGTGAAAAAGGGCGAGCATGTCATCGTAACGGAAGCGATGAAAATGGAGACGACTATGCAAGCTCCGTTTAGCGGTATCGTTAAGGAAGTGCATGCCAAAGCTGGCGACACAATTGAGACGAACGATTTGCTACTTGTCATCAGTAAAAGTTAA
- a CDS encoding RluA family pseudouridine synthase, translating to MNEKQEQRNQVIRFIVPDHIKETDEKNVRSFLREEHGISRSLLVELKHVKGIRLNGSVTYLDHPLLPGDCIELHLPEEESENIIAEPISFDIVFEDEDVLVVNKAAGLCVHPTMLHPSGTLANGVIYHWNRQGISRKFRPVNRLDKDTSGLVLIAKSQYAHQQLAVVQQENRIERHYEAFVHGHIAGEGDTIDAPIRRKSDSLMERVVGEGGQWARTHYTVLARYGAYTHVRVKLDTGRTHQIRVHMSYIGHPLLGDDLYGGERSLIGRQALHARTLSFPHPRDKSIHSFEAPLPGDMSALLGDAT from the coding sequence ATGAATGAAAAACAGGAACAAAGAAATCAGGTCATCCGATTTATTGTGCCTGATCATATTAAAGAGACTGATGAGAAGAATGTACGCAGCTTTCTGCGCGAAGAGCATGGTATCTCCCGCAGCCTTTTAGTGGAATTAAAGCATGTAAAAGGAATTCGTCTAAACGGAAGTGTGACGTATCTTGATCATCCGCTGCTGCCGGGTGATTGTATTGAGCTGCACCTACCGGAAGAAGAATCGGAGAATATTATTGCAGAACCGATTTCGTTTGACATTGTATTTGAAGATGAGGATGTACTGGTTGTAAACAAAGCAGCGGGACTGTGTGTGCATCCGACCATGCTGCATCCAAGCGGAACGCTGGCAAATGGGGTGATTTATCATTGGAATAGGCAGGGGATTTCTCGTAAATTTCGGCCGGTCAACCGGCTTGATAAAGATACATCGGGCTTAGTGCTTATCGCGAAAAGTCAGTATGCTCACCAACAGTTGGCTGTAGTGCAGCAGGAAAATCGAATCGAGCGGCACTATGAAGCCTTTGTTCACGGACATATTGCGGGGGAGGGCGATACGATTGATGCCCCGATTCGTCGCAAATCAGATTCGTTAATGGAGAGGGTTGTCGGGGAAGGCGGACAGTGGGCGCGTACTCATTACACCGTACTGGCCCGATACGGAGCGTATACGCATGTACGTGTGAAACTTGATACAGGGAGAACACATCAGATTCGCGTGCATATGAGCTATATTGGCCATCCGCTGCTTGGTGATGATCTATATGGAGGGGAGCGGTCGCTGATTGGCAGACAAGCCTTACATGCGCGAACCCTCTCTTTTCCGCATCCGCGAGATAAATCCATCCACTCATTCGAAGCGCCACTACCGGGGGATATGAGTGCACTGCTTGGTGATGCTACGTAG
- a CDS encoding ABC transporter substrate-binding protein, protein MNVVKKKRWLGMLLTAMMVLLAACGGQSTDKQAGGAEKPGAGAGAEKTFKIGISQFVEHPALDAAREGFIKALKENGLEEGKNIEIDFQIAQADQTNTTTIAQKFASDKKDLILAIATPNAQAMLQNVKDAPILFTAVSDPVEAKLVDNLEKPGKNITGFSDTPPDVIPNTMKAIKDFFPQAKKVGVIYNSGEANSVANVKVVKSELGKLQLTPVDATATNTSEVKQAAESLVGKVDAIYVPQDNTAVAALKTIVATANKNKIPLFVGELESVRGGGFAGMGFEYSDIGYETGLMAVKILKDGANPGDMAVGYPNKLNLAINKKAAKEQGIDIEKLPKEAMDKWKPQMIE, encoded by the coding sequence ATGAATGTGGTGAAAAAGAAGCGGTGGCTTGGAATGCTGCTTACAGCAATGATGGTATTGCTCGCTGCTTGTGGCGGTCAGTCGACAGACAAGCAGGCCGGAGGCGCGGAGAAGCCGGGAGCAGGAGCAGGCGCGGAGAAAACATTTAAAATAGGTATTTCGCAGTTCGTAGAACATCCGGCCTTGGATGCAGCCCGTGAAGGCTTCATTAAAGCTCTTAAGGAAAACGGATTGGAAGAAGGCAAGAATATCGAAATTGATTTCCAAATTGCACAGGCTGATCAGACAAATACAACAACGATTGCACAGAAGTTTGCTTCTGATAAGAAGGACTTAATTCTAGCTATTGCAACGCCGAATGCGCAGGCGATGCTGCAAAACGTAAAGGATGCCCCGATTCTATTCACTGCGGTATCGGACCCTGTGGAAGCCAAGCTGGTAGACAACCTGGAGAAGCCAGGCAAGAATATTACCGGTTTCTCTGATACACCGCCAGATGTTATTCCTAATACAATGAAGGCAATAAAAGATTTCTTCCCGCAGGCTAAAAAAGTGGGCGTAATTTATAATAGCGGCGAAGCGAATTCCGTAGCAAACGTAAAAGTGGTAAAAAGTGAATTAGGCAAGCTCCAGCTTACTCCAGTGGATGCGACTGCCACGAATACAAGCGAAGTCAAGCAAGCAGCAGAATCGCTTGTAGGCAAAGTGGATGCAATTTATGTACCGCAGGATAATACGGCGGTTGCCGCACTAAAAACAATCGTTGCCACAGCAAATAAAAATAAAATTCCATTATTCGTAGGAGAGCTTGAGTCAGTGCGAGGCGGTGGCTTTGCAGGAATGGGATTTGAATACTCCGATATTGGCTACGAGACGGGCCTTATGGCTGTGAAAATCTTAAAAGACGGAGCGAATCCAGGAGATATGGCTGTTGGTTATCCGAATAAATTGAATCTTGCTATCAACAAAAAAGCGGCGAAAGAGCAAGGAATTGATATTGAAAAGCTTCCAAAGGAAGCGATGGATAAATGGAAGCCGCAAATGATCGAATAG
- a CDS encoding ABC transporter permease, which yields MSVALLGSIESGLIFAIMALGVYLTFRILDFPDLTVDGSFATGGAISATMITAGIAPFVSTVSALLTGLLVGAMTGILHTKGKINALLSGILSMIALYSINLRIMGKANVPLLGEDTLFTQIQGVLSALGDYGLLLAVAVIALVIKFINDWFLHTEVGLALRATGNNQRMIRSFSTNTDNTIILGLSISNGMVALSGALYAQYQGFADVSMGIGMIIIGLASVIIGEAIFGDRTIVRATFAVIGGAIIYRMVVALAMQVGLDPSDMKLMTALIVIIALVMPRVSSSYKERKRRNARMKKREQSPVVLDRNEVKKHA from the coding sequence ATGAGCGTAGCGTTATTAGGTTCCATTGAATCAGGTTTAATTTTCGCAATTATGGCGCTTGGCGTATACTTAACATTTCGGATTTTAGATTTTCCCGATTTGACAGTAGATGGAAGCTTCGCCACGGGAGGCGCGATTAGCGCCACGATGATTACAGCAGGAATTGCGCCGTTTGTATCTACAGTGTCAGCACTGCTAACTGGCTTACTTGTAGGTGCTATGACGGGCATTCTGCATACCAAAGGAAAGATTAACGCCCTGTTATCGGGGATTTTGTCCATGATTGCCTTGTATTCCATCAATCTTCGGATTATGGGTAAGGCCAATGTTCCGCTGTTAGGGGAAGATACTCTTTTTACCCAAATTCAAGGTGTGCTCTCTGCACTCGGAGATTACGGCCTGTTACTGGCAGTAGCCGTCATCGCCCTTGTTATCAAGTTTATTAATGACTGGTTTCTTCATACGGAAGTGGGTCTTGCGCTGCGTGCAACAGGTAACAATCAGCGTATGATTCGAAGCTTCTCCACCAATACGGACAATACAATTATTCTTGGGCTCAGCATATCAAATGGTATGGTTGCATTATCCGGAGCATTATATGCTCAATACCAAGGGTTTGCTGACGTATCGATGGGGATCGGGATGATTATTATCGGTCTTGCTTCGGTAATTATTGGGGAAGCAATCTTTGGAGATCGCACGATTGTACGCGCAACATTTGCCGTAATTGGTGGTGCCATTATTTATCGTATGGTTGTTGCGCTGGCTATGCAGGTTGGACTTGATCCGTCCGATATGAAACTGATGACAGCATTGATTGTTATTATTGCACTCGTCATGCCGCGTGTCTCATCTAGCTACAAGGAGCGGAAGCGGCGTAATGCACGAATGAAAAAACGTGAGCAAAGTCCCGTGGTGCTTGATCGGAACGAGGTGAAGAAACATGCTTAA
- a CDS encoding ABC transporter ATP-binding protein, with the protein MLKLDDIYVVFNEGTVDEKIALNHVNLQLNPGDFVTIIGSNGAGKSTLMNIISGVLKPDYGSVEIDGVKVNNLPEYKRAPMIGRVFQDPMAGTAPAMTIEENLALAYARDKRRTLGRGVNAKRREEFRTYLETLHLGLENRLNAKVGLLSGGERQALSLLMATFTKPKVLLLDEHTAALDPARAQRITELTEEIVGRQQLTTLMVTHNMQQALDLGNRLIMMDKGAIILDVPTEEKKGLTIERLLAEFQRLRGEKFASDRAVLA; encoded by the coding sequence ATGCTTAAGCTAGATGACATTTATGTAGTGTTCAATGAAGGCACGGTAGATGAAAAGATTGCATTAAACCATGTGAATCTTCAGCTAAATCCCGGTGATTTCGTCACCATTATCGGAAGTAACGGTGCAGGTAAATCCACGCTAATGAATATTATTTCAGGCGTATTAAAACCTGATTACGGCAGCGTCGAGATCGATGGGGTAAAGGTTAACAACCTTCCGGAATATAAGCGTGCGCCCATGATCGGCCGGGTGTTTCAGGATCCGATGGCTGGTACCGCACCAGCCATGACAATTGAAGAGAATCTCGCGCTTGCCTATGCCAGAGATAAGCGCAGAACACTCGGACGAGGCGTAAATGCCAAGCGTCGTGAGGAATTCCGTACGTATCTTGAAACGCTTCATCTTGGACTTGAGAATCGATTGAATGCAAAGGTTGGTCTTCTGTCCGGCGGTGAACGACAGGCATTGAGTCTTTTGATGGCGACTTTTACAAAGCCAAAAGTTCTTCTGCTTGATGAACATACGGCAGCTCTTGACCCGGCACGCGCACAGCGGATTACAGAGCTGACAGAAGAAATTGTTGGAAGACAGCAGCTTACAACCTTAATGGTTACGCACAATATGCAACAGGCACTTGATTTGGGTAACCGTCTGATTATGATGGATAAAGGGGCTATTATTCTTGATGTGCCAACAGAAGAGAAGAAGGGCCTGACCATTGAACGACTTCTGGCTGAATTCCAGCGTCTGCGTGGAGAGAAGTTTGCAAGCGACCGCGCAGTCCTCGCATAA
- a CDS encoding DUF2062 domain-containing protein produces MWKKLFRKMKYQYVKLLRAQGAPSIVARSFSLGIFIEFITLPTLGSAFLLLYPLNALIRGNFPASIIGFIMGKFVLPLFFVLNLSVGNLLVGHKAISETSGHMDHMNIMALWEFVKEKGIAFFVGSATNGTVVAIACYVLVFYALQLYRKKRESRRIEIRLEKEIK; encoded by the coding sequence ATGTGGAAAAAACTTTTTCGAAAAATGAAGTATCAGTATGTAAAATTGCTGCGCGCTCAAGGTGCTCCCTCTATCGTGGCACGCAGCTTTTCTCTCGGGATTTTTATTGAATTTATTACCTTACCTACGCTCGGCTCCGCATTTTTGCTTCTATATCCGCTAAATGCACTGATCCGTGGCAACTTCCCCGCCTCGATTATCGGATTTATTATGGGGAAGTTTGTACTTCCACTGTTTTTTGTCCTCAATCTAAGTGTAGGAAATCTGCTTGTCGGCCACAAGGCCATATCGGAGACAAGCGGACACATGGATCATATGAATATTATGGCTTTATGGGAATTTGTCAAAGAAAAAGGGATCGCATTTTTTGTTGGCAGCGCTACCAATGGTACCGTCGTAGCCATTGCCTGCTATGTGCTAGTATTTTATGCGCTTCAGCTATACCGTAAAAAACGGGAAAGTCGACGTATCGAAATTCGCTTAGAAAAAGAAATCAAGTAG